In the Manis javanica isolate MJ-LG chromosome 12, MJ_LKY, whole genome shotgun sequence genome, one interval contains:
- the RAB17 gene encoding ras-related protein Rab-17 — MAQAVGAPCSGAIPGQPRVFKLVLLGSGSVGKSSLALRFVKNDFRNILPTVGCAFFTKLVNLGAVSLKFEIWDTAGQEKYHSVCHLYFRGANAALLVYDITRRDSFCKAQQWLRDLEREIPPGDAVVMLVGNKTDLDEERQVTFQEGKEFAESKRLLFMEASARLNHQVTEVFSTVARELLRREEAQGGPAPKGDERLALKEGPAQQARCCAR; from the exons ATGGCGCAGGCAGTTGGGGCCCCCTGCTCTGGTGCCATCCCCGGCCAGCCCCGTGTGTTCAAGCTGGTCCTCCTGGGAAGCGGCTCTGtgggcaagtctagcttggctctTCGGTTCGTGAAGAATGACTTCAGGAATATCCTGCCTACTGTGGGAT GTGCATTCTTCACAAAGCTGGTGAACCTGGGTGCCGTGTCTCTGAAGTTTGAGATCTGGGACACGGCTGGCCAAGAGAAGTACCACAGCGTCTGCCACCTCTACTTCAGGGGGGCCAATGCTGCACTTCTAGTGTATGACATCACCAGAAGG gATTCCTTCTGCAAGGCTCAGCAGTGGCTGAGGGACCTGGAGAGGGAGATCCCCCCCGGAGATGCCGTGGTGATGCTTGTGGGCAACAAGACGGACCTCGACGAGGAGCGGCAGGTCACCTTCCAG GAAGGGAAGGAGTTTGCAGAGAGCAAGCGCTTGCTGTTCATGGAGGCCTCCGCCAGGCTGAACCACCAGGTGACCGAGGTCTTCAGCACTGTGG CCCGGGAGCTGCTGCGGAGAGAGGAGGCACAGGGCGGCCCGGCGCCGAAGGGAGATGAGCGGCTGGCTCTGAAGGAGGGGCCGGCCCAGCAGGCCAGGTGCTGCGCCCGCTAG
- the PRLH gene encoding prolactin-releasing peptide → MKVFPAWFVCLLLLGLALHGAASRAPQLSMETRTPDIDPAWYAGRGIRPVGRFGRRRAALQNVRKPSLWHLLACFPLEGGTEHSRDG, encoded by the exons ATGAAGGTGTTTCCGGCCTGGTTTGTGtgcctgctgctgctgggccTGGCCCTGCACGGGGCTGCAAGCCGAGCCCCCCAGCTCTCCATGGAGACCCGCA CCCCTGACATTGACCCTGCCTGGTACGCGGGCCGTGGGATCAGGCCTGTGGGCCGCTTTGGTCGGAGGAGAGCAGCCCTGCAGAACGTCCGGAAGCCGAGCCTCTGGCACCTGCTGGCCTGCTTCCCCCTGGAAGGGGGCACTGAACACTCCCGGGATGGGTGA